The genomic window GTCCACGGTGGACTCGCTTGCGCCCGAGGCCTGCTTCTCGCCCGCGGCCCGTGCAGCGTCGGTGAGGTGCAGGGTGGAGCCGGGCTCCAGGATGTTGCCCACGACGAGGCCGATGGCCAGGGCGACCGTCGACATCACGAGGAAGTATCCGAGGGCGAGCCCGCCGACCGCGCCGACCTTGGCGGCCTTCCGTACGGAGCCGACCCCCAGCACGATCGTGCAGAAGATGATCGGCGAGATCATCATCTTGATGAGGGCGACGAAGCCGGTACCGATGGGCTTGAGCTCCACGGCGAAGTCCGGCGCCACCAGGCCCACGGTGATGCCCAGCACCACGGCGGCGATCACGGCCAGGTACAGGTAGTGCGTACGGTCCCGTCGTGCGGCTTTCTCTGCCACGGGGGTCTCCTCGGGTATGCGGTGGCTCCCCGTCCCTGGGGGCCCCGGTGACTATTCACTTCCCTGTGACGCCCGTCACCCTTGTGTTCATATCGTTCACGGACGTTTATCGGCCACCTTGGGCCGGTGCCCGGCGCCAGGCAGACTGTGGGGCATGCGTCTGCCCCGTACCCTGCCCCGCAGCCTGGCCGGTCAGCTGTTCGCGATGCAGGCCCTGCTCGTGGCGGCGGTCGTCGCCGGGTGCGCCTTCTTCGCCTATGCCTCGGGCCGGTCGCAGGCCGAGGAGACCGCGGCCCGCCAGGTGCGTGCGGCCGCCCTCGCGATGGCCGGATCACCCTCCGTACGGGAGGCGATCCGTACCCCGGACCCGTCCGCCGTACTCCAGCCCTACGCGGAGCGGGTGCGGGCTGACACCGGGATCGCGTTCGTCACGATCATGGATCCGGACGGCGTCCGCTGGACCCACCCCGACCCCTCCCAGATCGGCCGGAGGTTCATCGGGCACACCGAGCGCGCCCTCGCCGGCGAGACCTTCGAGGAGACCTACACCGGCACGCTCGGGCCCTCGATACGGGTCGTCACGCCGATCCGCGACGGCGACAGGATCGTCGGGCTCGTCAGCGCGGGCATCACGGTCGAGCGGGTGTCGACCCAGGTGCGGGAGCAGCTGGGCGCCCTCGGGACCGCCGCGGGCGCCGCACTCGCGCTCGGCGGGCTCGGGACGTACGTGATCAACGCGAGGCTGCGGCGGCACACGCACGGGATGAACGCCCGGGAGCTGAGCCGGATGCACACGTATCACGAGGCCACCCTGCACGCCGTGCGCGAGGGGCTGCTGATGCTGGACGGCCGGCGCAGGGTCGCCCTGATCAACGACGCGGGCCGGGAGCTGCTGGGGCTGGCGCCGGGCGCGGTCGGCCGCCGGGTCGACGAACTCGCGCTGCCCGCCCCGCTCACCGGGGCGCTCCTCGCGTCCGAGCCGCGGGTGGACGAGGTCCACCTGACGGCGGACCGCGTGATCGTGGTCAACACGAGCCCGGTGGTCGGCGGTGAGCGGCGCGGCACGGTCGTGACCCTGCGGGACCACACGGAGTTGCAGGCGCTGTCGGGCGAGCTCGACTCCGAGCGCGGCTTCACGCAGGCGCTGCGCTCGCAGGCGCACGAGGCCGCGAACCGGCTGCACACCGTGGTGTCGCTGATCGAGCTGGGCCGGGTCGACGAGGCCGTGGAGTTCGCGACGGCCGAGCTGGAGCTCGCGCAGGTCCTCACCGACCGGGTGGTGGGGGCGGTCGCCGAGCCGGTGCTGGCCGCGCTGCTGCTCGGCAAGGCGGCGCAGGCCCATGAACGCGGCGTGGAGCTGGCCCTCGCCGAGGACAGCCTGATCGACGACGGGGCGCTCCCGCGTTCGCTGGCACCGCGGGATCTGGTGACGATCCTCGGCAACCTGATCGACAACGCGGTGGACGCCGCGTCCGAGACGGCGACGGGCGGGGGCGGCCCCGTACCCGCGCAGCGCACCGGTCCGGTGCGGGCCCTGGTCACCGTGACCGCGCTCACCGAGGCGGGCGAACTGCTGCTGCGCGTCGCGGACACCGGCGGCGGGATCGGCCCGGACGACGCGGACGAGGTGTTCCGTCGCGGCTGGACGACACACGGTACGGGGCGCGGGCTGGGCCTGGCGCTCGTGCGGCAGGCGGTCCACCGCAACGGCGGGACGGTCACGCTGGGCAGGGCGCCGGACGGCGGCGCGGAGTTCACGGTGCGGCTGCCGCTCACCGGCCGCGCCGCGGGGGCGAAGGTGGTCACGGCATGATCCGGGTGCTGGTCGTGGAGGACGACCCGGTGGCCGCCGACGCCCATCAGCTGTACGTGGGCCGGGTGCCGGGCTTCGAGGTGGCGGCCGTCGCCCACTCCCGGGCGGAGGCCGTACGGGCGCTGGACCGCACGGAGGTGGATCTGCTCCTGCTGGACCTCTACCTGCCGGACGGGCACGGCCTGCAGCTGCTGCGCTCGCTGCGGGCGGCGGGGCACGGTGCGGACGTCATCGCGGTGACGTCGGCGCGCGACCTGGCGGTGGTGCGGGAGGGGGTGTCGCTGGGCGTCGTGCAGTACGTGCTGAAGCCCTTCACCTATCCCACGCTCCGGGACCGGCTCGTGCGGTACGCCGAGTTCCGGGCGGCGGCCGGTGAGGCGAGCGGCCAGGAGGAGGTGGACCGGGCTCTGGGCGCGCTGCGGGTCGCGGACCCCGCGACGCTGCCCAAGGGCCTGAGCGGGCCGACCCTGCGGGCCGTGACCCGGGCCCTGCGGGAGTCCCCGGAGGGGGCGACGGCAGCGGCCACCGGGGAGGAACTGGGCATCTCGCGGATCACCGCCCGCCGCTATCTGGAGCACCTGGTGACCGCCGGACGGGCCGAACGGCGCCCGAGCTACGGCCAGGTGGGCCGTCCCGAACTGCATTACCACTGGGTGGCCGAAACCCGCTGATGAGCCCGGCAGCCCTCCGCCGACGCGCTAGGAGGATCATACGAAGGGTGAACTGATAAGAACAGCCTGTAGCCAGGCCGATCCCGGCCTCATACGGTGGGGCCGTGCACCCCACTCCACCCTTCAACGCCCCCGCCGCCCGCCGACTCCGCGAGGCACTGGGAATGGCTCCAGGACATGTTGCGTACGGTCTCGGAGCCCAGTACGGGCTGCTGATCACGGCGGAAACCGTGATGGCCTGGGAGCGGGGTACGGCCCTGCCCGGCGAACGCGAACTGATGGCACTGGCCGGTGTGCTGTGGTGCGCCCCGGGTGATCTGCTGGCCGCCGCGAGCACGCTGCGCGAGCACAGGATCGCGCGCGACCTCTCCGTGGAGGACCTGGCCCGGTCGCTCGGGATGACCGGGGGCGCGTACACGCGGATCGAGGAGTCGGGCCGCTGGAGGGGCAACGAGCGCCAGGCGGTGGCCCTCTGCGAGGCGCTGGACATGTCGGCCGCGCAGTTCCTGACCGCGACCGGCCGCAACGAGGAGCTCGCCGACCTGCTGACCAGGGCGGTGACGACCCGCTGGCAGGCCTACGTACGGCCGGTGGACAAACTCGTCCCGCTGGACCGGATCCTGGTGCAGGACGTGCTGGAACAACTGCACGCCGACTACCAGGCGTTGATGGTCTCGACACTCAGCTGGAACACCACGAACCGGGACCGGGCCGGCACAGCGGGCGACGCGGGACGGGAGTTCATCGGCCGGGTCGTCGAGGAGTTCTGGCGGACCGCGGGCATCTGAGCCCCGTGGCCCCGCCCGGGTGGGCGCGGCTCCGTCCCGCGGCGACGGCCCCGGCGCTCCAGAGGGAGACCGAGGCCGTGCGGGCGCCGGACGCGAGCCCGGCGGAGGGATCAGAAGACCGACTCGGCCTCGTACATCCGGTCGCTCGGGACCGTCTTCAGCCGGGTCACGGCGTCCGCCAGGGGCGCCATCACGATGTCGGTCCCGCGCAGCGAGGTCATCCGGCCGAAGTCCCCGCGGTGCACGGCCTCCACCGCGTTCCAGCCGAAGCGGGTCGCCAGCACGCGGTCGTACGCCGTCGGCGTGCCGCCGCGCTGCACGTGCCCGAGGATGACCGGCCGGGCCTCCTTGCCCAGGCGCAGCTCCAGCTCGGCGGCGAGGCGGTTGCCGATGCCCTGGAAGCGCTCGTGGCCGAACTGGTCGATCTCGCCCTTGGTGTACGGCATGGAGCCCTCCGCGGGGTGCGCGCCCTCGGCGACACAGATGACGGCGAACTTCTTGCCCCGGGAGAAGCGCTCCTCGACCATCTTCACCAGGTCGTCGACCTGGAAGGGCCGCTCCGGCAGGCAGATGCCGTGGGCACCGCCGGCCATCCCGGACTCCAGCGCGATCCAGCCCGCGTGGCGGCCCATGACCTCGACCACCATGACGCGCTGGTGCGACTCGGCGGTGGTCTTGAGACGGTCTATGGCATCGGTCGCGACGCCCACGGCGGTGTCGAAGCCGAAGGTCCGGTCGGTGGCCGAGATGTCGTTGTCGATGGTCTTGGGGACGCCGACGACGGGCATGCCCGCCTCGGACAGCATCCGCGCGGCGGTCAGCGTGCCCTCGCCGCCGATGGGGATCAGGGCGTCGATGCCGTAACGGAGCGAGAGCTCCGCGCAGTTCTCCGCCGCCTCGCGCAGCCGGTCGCGCTCCAGCCGTGCCGAGCCGAGGATGGTGCCGCCACGCGCCAGGATGCCGCTGACCGCGTTCAGGTCGAGGGGCCGGAAGTGGCCGTCGAGCAGCCCCTTGAAACCGTCCTCGAAGCCGATGACCTCATCGCCGTGCCCCACCACGGCACGATGCACGACCGACCGGATCACGGCGTTGAGGCCTGGGCAGTCGCCGCCTGCGGTGAGAATTCCGATGCGCATCGTGCTCTGTCTCCTGCTCGCTAGTGGCATGCATTCCAGGGACCCCTCGAAAACCCCCGTACCGTGAGCCACGACGATTGTCCCACGCCGGGCCCTGGCCACGTGCTTCCGGCTTCGCCGGTGCGGGTCCTTCCGGTGCCCGGGAGGGCCCGGAGCGGGTACCCGCCGGAGGGCGTCCCGCCTGATCCGGTGGGTATCGTCAAAAGGGCAATGCCAGCCAAACAGGACGGGAGAGCACGCGTGACGCGCAGCGTGTACGTGACCGGGATCGACCGGGGGGACGGCCGCCAGGTCGTCGATCTGGGAGTCATGGAGCTCCTGACGCGTCAGGTGGACCGCGTCGGCGTCTTCCGGCCACTCCTGCACGACGGACCCGACCGGCTCTTCGAGCTGCTGCGGGCCCGCTACCGGCTCTCCCAGAGCCCGGACACCGTGTTCGGGCTGGACTATCACGCGGCCTCGGCCATACAGGCGGAGAAGGGGACCGACGAACTGGTCTCCCTGCTGGTGGACCGTTTCCACCGGGTGGCACGCGACTACGAGGTCGTGCTGGTGCTCGGCAGCGACTTCGCCGCCACCCAGCTCCCGGACGAGCTGGCGCTGAACGCCCGGCTGGCCAACGAGTTCGGCGCCTCGGTGATCGCGGTCGTCGGCGGCCAGGACCAGGACGCCGAGTCCGTGCGGGCCGAGACACGCAACGCCTACCGCGCGTACACCGGCCTCGGCTGCGACGTCCTCGCCATGATCGTGAACAGGGTGGCGTCCGAGGACCGGGAGGACATCGCCGAGCTGCTGCGCACCCAGCTGCCGGTCCCCTGCTCGGTGCTGCCCGACGACCCGGCGCTCTCCGCGCCCACCGTCGCCCAGATCACCGCTGCCCTGGGCGGCACGGTCCTGCTCGGTGACGACGCGGGACTGGCCAGGGACGCGCTGGACTTCGTCTTCGGCGGGGCGATGCTGCCCAACTTCCTGAAGGCGCTGACCCCGGGCTGCATGGTGGTGACCCCGGGCGACCGCGCCGACCTGGTCGTCGGGTCGCTCGCCGCGCACAGCGCGGGCACCCCGCCCATCGCGGGCGTACTGCTGACCCTGGACGAGCGTCCCGGCGAGGAGATCCTCCGGCTCGCGGCCCGCCTCGCACCGGGCACCCCGGTCGTGGCGGTGGCGGGCGGCTCCTTCCCCACGGCCGGTGAACTCTTCGCCCTGGAAGGGAAGCTGAACGCGGCGACGCCCCGCAAGGCCGAGACCGCGCTCGGCCTCTTCGAGCGCCACGTGGACACCGCCGCCCTGCTCGACCGCATCTCGGTGGCCCGCAGCGGCCGGGTCACCCCGATGATGTTCGAGCACGAACTGCTGGAACAGGCCCGCGCCGACCGGCGGCGCGTCGTACTGCCCGAGGGCACCGAGGAGCGCATCCTGCGCGCCGCCGACGTGCTGCTGCGCCGTGACGTCTGCGATCTGACGCTGCTCGGCGACGTGGAGACCATCCGCAGGAAGGCCGCCGACCTGGGCGTGGACCTCGCGGGCAGCCACGTCGTCGACCCGCAGACCTCCGAGCTTCGCCAGGGCTTCGCCGAGCGGTACGCCGAGCTGCGCGCGCACCGCGGGGTGACGGTGGAACTGGCGTACGACGTGGTCTCCGACGTCAACTACTTCGGCACCCTGATGGTCCAGGAGGGCCTGGCCGACGGGATGGTCTCCGGGTCGGTTCACTCCACGGCGGCGACGATCCGGCCGGCGTTCGAGATCATCAAGACCAAGCCGGAAGCCTCGATCGTCTCCTCCGTCTTCTTCATGTGCCTCGCCGACAAGGTGCTGGTGTACGGCGACTGTGCCGTCAACCCGGACCCGGACGCGGCGCAGCTCGCCGACATCGCGGTCCAGTCGGCCGTCACCGCGTCCCGCTTCGGGGTGGAGCCGAGGATCGCGATGCTGTCCTACTCGACCGGCACCTCGGGCACGGGCGCCGACGTGGACAAGGTGCGCGAGGCCACCGAGCGGGTACGCGCCTCACGGCCGGACCTGAGGATCGAGGGCCCGATCCAGTACGACGCGGCGGTCGAGCCGTCCGTCGCCGCGACCAAGCTGCCGGCGTCGGAGGTGGCGGGCCGGGCGACCGTGCTGATCTTCCCGGACCTCAACACCGGCAACAACACCTACAAGGCGGTCCAGCGCTCGGCGGGCGCGGTCGCGGTCGGCCCGGTCCTGCAGGGGCTGCGCAAGCCGGTCAACGACCTCTCGCGCGGGGCTCTGGTCCAGGACATCGTCAACACGGTGGCCATCACGGCGATCCAGGCCCAGGCGCGGGCCGAGGACAGCGAATGACGGCCGTGACCACCGACCCGACCAGCGGAGGTTCCCGCTCCATGACAGACGCCCGTCGCGTACTCGTGCTCAATTCCGGTTCCTCGTCGCTGAAGTACCAGCTGCTGGACATGCGCGACCGCTCCCGGCTGGCCACCGGGCTCGTCGAGCGGATCGGCGAGTCGGCGTCCCGGCTGGTGCACACGCCCCTGACCGGCGACGGGAAGCCCAGGGAGCGCGCCGGGCGCATCGCCGACCACGAGGAGGCACTGAACGCCGCGGCCGAGGAGCTGGCGGCCGACGGCCTCGGGCTCGACTCCCCCGAACTGGCCGCGATCGGCCACCGGGTGGTGCACGGCGGGCTCAGGTTCAGCGAGCCCGCGGTGATCACCGACGAGGTGCTGCAGGAGATCGAGCGGCTGGTCCCGGTCGCCCCGCTGCACAACCCGGCCAACATCACCGGGATCCGCACCGCCCGGGCACTGCGGCCGGACCTGCCGCAGGTCGCGGTCTTCGACACGGCGTTCCACACGACGATGCCGGAGTACGCGGCGCGCTACGCGATCGACGTCGAGACCGCAGACGCGCACCGCATCCGCCGTTACGGCTTCCACGGCACCTCGCACGCCTACGTGTCGCGCAGGACGGCGGAGCTGCTGGGCCGGCCCGTGGAGGACGTGAACGTGATCGTGCTCCATCTGGGCAACGGTGCCTCCGCGTCCGCGGTGGCGGGCGGCCGGTGCGTGGACACGTCGATGGGACTGACCCCCTTGGAGGGGCTGGTCATGGGTACGCGTTCGGGAGACATCGATCCGGCCGTCACCTTCCACCTGCAGCGGGTGGCGGGGATGTCGACGGACGAGATCGACGTCCTGCTGAACAAGAGGAGCGGCCTGACCGGTCTCTGCGGCGACAACGACATGCGGGAGATCCGGCGCCGGGTGGACGAGGGCGACGAGCGGGCCGCCCTCGCGTTCGACGTCTACATCCACCGGCTGAAGAAGTACGTCGGCGCCTATGCGGCGGTGCTCGGCCGGGTGGACGCGGTGGTGTTCACGGCGGGGGTCGGGGAGAACTCGGCTCCGGTGCGCGAGGCTGCGCTGGCCGGGATGCAGCTCTTCGGCCTTGCGGTGGACGCGGACCGCAATGCCGTGCGGTCCGCCGAACCCCGGCTGATCTCGCCCGACGACGCCAGGGTCGCGGTCGCGGTCGTGCCTACGGACGAGGAGCTGGAGATCGCCGGCCAGACCTTCGCCCTGGTCCACAACTGAGCGGGCCTCCGCCCCTTTGTATCTTCCACCAGCCGGAATATTCCGCACTGAAACAAACCGATAGGATCCGCCTCATGCGCCGTTCCAAAATCGTCTGCACCCTCGGTCCCGCCGTCGACTCCCATGAGCAGCTCGTCGCTCTGATCGAGGCCGGCATGAGCGTGGCCCGTTTCAACTTCAGTCACGGTACCCACGAGGAGCACCAAGGCCGTTACGACAGGGTCCGCAAGGCCGCCGCCGAGACCGGCCGCGCGGTCGGCGTGCTCGCCGACCTCCAGGGACCGAAGATCCGCCTCGCGAAGTTCGCCGAGGGCCCGGTCGAGCTGGTCCGGGGGGACGAGTTCGTCATCACCTCCGAGGACGTTCCCGGTGACAAGTCGATGTGCGGCACCACCTACAAGGGGCTGCCCGGCGACGTCGCCAAGGGCGACCCGATCCTGATCAACGACGGCAACGTCGAGCTGAAGGTCGTCTCGGTGGACGGCCCCAGGGTCACCACCATCGTGATCGAGGGCGGTGTCGTCTCCGACCACAAGGGCATCAACCTGCCGGGAGCGGCCGTCAACGTCCCGGCACTGTCCGACAAGGACGTCGAGGACCTCCGGTTCGCCCTGCGGATGGGCTGCGACCTGGTCGCGCTGTCCTTCGTGCGCGACGCCGAGGACGTCAAGGACGTGCACAAGGTGATGGACGAGGAGGGCCGCCGGGTCCCCGTCATCGCCAAGGTCGAGAAGCCGCAGGCCGTCGAGCACATGGAGGGCATCGTCGCGGCCTTCGACGGCGTCATGGTCGCGCGTGGCGACCTGGCCGTCGAGTACCCGCTCGAGAAGGTCCCGATGGTGCAGAAGCGGCTCATCGAGCTGTGCCGCCGCAACGCCAAGCCGGTGATCGTGGCGACCCAGATGATGGAGTCGATGATCACCAACTCCCGGCCGACCCGCGCCGAGGCCTCCGACGTCGCCAACGCGATCCTGGACGGCGCGGACGCGGTCATGCTGTCCGCGGAGTCCTCCGTCGGCGCGTACCCGATCGAGACGGTCAAGACGATGTCGAAGATCGTCGTCGCCGCCGAGGAGGAGCTCCTCGGCAAGGGCCTCCAGCCGCTGGTGCCGGGCAAGAAGCCCCGCACCCAGGGCGGTTCGGTGGCGCGCGCGGCGTGCGAGATCGCGGACTTCCTCAACGGCAAGGCACTGGTCGCCTTCACCAAGTCCGGTGACACGGCCCGCCGGCTCTCCCGCTACCGCACCGCCCAGCCGATCCTGGCCTTCACCACGGAGGAGTCGACCCGCAACCAGCTCGCGCTGAGCTGGGGCATCGAGTCCTACGTCGTGCCGCACGTGGACAACACGGACGCCATGGTCGACCTGGTGGACGCCGAGCTGCTGAAGCTGAACCGCTACAGCGACGGCGACACGATGGTGATCACGGCCGGCTCGCCCCCCGGCGTCCCCGGCACCACCAACATGGTCCGGGTGCACCACCTCAGCGGCGAGCGCGCCTGACGTCCCGCCCCGCACACGACTGTGGCCCGCACCCCGTGAGGACGGGGGCGGGCCACAGTGCTGTGCGGCTCCCGGACGGGTCCGGACCACCGGCTAGCTGTTGCCGCCGGTGAAGTAGTTCCGCAGACCGAGGACCTTGAGCGAGCCGCCGAACTGGCCGGCCTGGGTCACTTCGGCGTCGGTGAAGAAGGCGAACGGTACGTTCAGCGGCGGCGGGGTCTCCGGGCTGAAGGTGATGGGGATGATGCCGAAGAGGTTGCCCTTCAGCTTCTCCGTGTACATCGTCACCGTGCCGTTGCGGATGGTGGAGGTCGAGCCCTCATCCGACGTGACGTGGCCGGTGGTGCCCGCCGGGCCCTTCGTCAGCTGGTGGAGGTCCCTGATGTCGATGGTGTCGGCGGTGAACTTCAGGACCTTCTTGACCTTGCCGCTGTACGTCTTCACCTCGACGATGCCGTGGTAGTCGAGCCCGGTGAGCGTGAGCTTCGAGGTCTCCAGGGTCCACGGGTCGTCCGGGAGCAGCGGGATGCCCTGCTCCAGGTCGGCCGCGGCGAGCGCCTTCGGGTCGGCGGTCGGGCACGGGAAGCGCTCCTTGGCGCCGTCCGGGATGTCCTCGTCCTTCACCGGGTCGAGGCCCTTGACGTCCTCGTCGAGCTCCTCGACGTCCTTGCCGGCCTTGTCGGCGGCGTCACGGATGGCGTCGGCGGTCTTGTCGACCGTGTCCTTCGCGGCGTCCGTGGCCTTCTCCACCGGCTTGGCGGGCGTGGTGCTCTTCGACGGCTCCGGGGTCTCCGCGGTGGCGCTGGGGGACGGCTCGGCCGTCTCCTTGTCCGGTCCGTCGAGGAGGTCCTTGAGCGCGTCGCCGACGCCCAGCGGGTCGAGCGGGTTCTTCGACTCGGTGGGTGCGGGGGTCGCCGTCGGGGTGTCCTCGCCGTCGGGTGCCGCCGAGGGCGGCCGGGTCGCGGACACGCTCGCCGAGGGCTTCGGCTCGGCCGTCTCGTCCTTGCCGCCCGTCCCGCCGTCCTCGTCGTCCTTGCCGGCCTCGGCGGACGGCGTGGCACTCGGGGTGGGCTTCGCCTCGGGCTCCTGCGACTCGGCCGGCTCGTCGGAGCGGGTCACGCAGGGGCCGGGCGCGAACGGGATGTCCGTACTGTCGTCGGCCATCGCCAGTCTGGGGGTGAGGCCCATGCCCACGAAGACCGCGGTCGGCATCGCGGCGAGCGCGAACGCCTTCTTTCCCGCGGGCATGTGAAGCTTCGTCAGCAGCGACTTCCTGGGGGCCGCGTGACGGGGTCCTCTTCGCTCCGGGAATCCGTCCTGCCCGGAGTCGTTCGTCTGCGTGTCGTCACCCCGCACGATGCCTCCCGCCGTCGGCCTCGACCGTCCCGTCGAACTGTGCCGGCTGCGGCGGGACCGAGGGCGCGCCGTGGAACTCCTGGCCGTACTCCGGCGCCCGGGCGTCGTCGTCCTGCTGCGTCCACTTCTCCGGAGCGCCTGCCGCCGCGGCGGCCTTCGCCTCGCCCGGCACCCAGGCGATGGAGAGGGCTCCGCCGAGGAGCGCGAAGACGAAGCCGACGATGAAGCCGCCGATGTTGGCGACGGGTATGGAGATCAGCGCGAGCAGGATCGCGGCGACACCGGCGAACACCCGCACGATGTGGTGGAACCACATCGTGAGGCCCAGTGTGACGAGCAGGACCCCGATGATCAGCGATCCCGCACCTGCGGTGGTCGACATCGCGATCGTCATGTTGCCGAGGTGCATGTTGGCGTACGGGAAGTACGCGATGGGTAGACCACCCAAGATGGTGAACAGGCCCGCCCAGAACGGCCGGTTACCCCGCCAGGTGCGGAATCCCCGCCGGTAGACGGTGAGGTAGTGCTCGTTCTGCCCTGTGGACTCGGGGCTCATGGAAAACAGCTCCCTGGAACCGGTACTGCCGTGAGAAGAGAAGGGGTGGGCGGCCGGAGGTCCTCACGGAACACTCCGGCCACCCGGGCGAGTGCTTAGAAGCACTCCTTGACGCCCTTGTGCAGCTTCAGGCTCAGGTTGCTCAGCTTGAAGGTGCCGGCGGTGGTCGCCCACGCCGTCTGCTCCACGTTGGACAGCGTCGCCGTCTCGGCGCGCTGCGCGAAGCCGTTCGGGTTGACGGCCTTCTCGGTGCCG from Streptomyces sp. NBC_01341 includes these protein-coding regions:
- a CDS encoding sensor histidine kinase, with amino-acid sequence MRLPRTLPRSLAGQLFAMQALLVAAVVAGCAFFAYASGRSQAEETAARQVRAAALAMAGSPSVREAIRTPDPSAVLQPYAERVRADTGIAFVTIMDPDGVRWTHPDPSQIGRRFIGHTERALAGETFEETYTGTLGPSIRVVTPIRDGDRIVGLVSAGITVERVSTQVREQLGALGTAAGAALALGGLGTYVINARLRRHTHGMNARELSRMHTYHEATLHAVREGLLMLDGRRRVALINDAGRELLGLAPGAVGRRVDELALPAPLTGALLASEPRVDEVHLTADRVIVVNTSPVVGGERRGTVVTLRDHTELQALSGELDSERGFTQALRSQAHEAANRLHTVVSLIELGRVDEAVEFATAELELAQVLTDRVVGAVAEPVLAALLLGKAAQAHERGVELALAEDSLIDDGALPRSLAPRDLVTILGNLIDNAVDAASETATGGGGPVPAQRTGPVRALVTVTALTEAGELLLRVADTGGGIGPDDADEVFRRGWTTHGTGRGLGLALVRQAVHRNGGTVTLGRAPDGGAEFTVRLPLTGRAAGAKVVTA
- a CDS encoding response regulator, whose translation is MIRVLVVEDDPVAADAHQLYVGRVPGFEVAAVAHSRAEAVRALDRTEVDLLLLDLYLPDGHGLQLLRSLRAAGHGADVIAVTSARDLAVVREGVSLGVVQYVLKPFTYPTLRDRLVRYAEFRAAAGEASGQEEVDRALGALRVADPATLPKGLSGPTLRAVTRALRESPEGATAAATGEELGISRITARRYLEHLVTAGRAERRPSYGQVGRPELHYHWVAETR
- a CDS encoding helix-turn-helix domain-containing protein, producing the protein MAPGHVAYGLGAQYGLLITAETVMAWERGTALPGERELMALAGVLWCAPGDLLAAASTLREHRIARDLSVEDLARSLGMTGGAYTRIEESGRWRGNERQAVALCEALDMSAAQFLTATGRNEELADLLTRAVTTRWQAYVRPVDKLVPLDRILVQDVLEQLHADYQALMVSTLSWNTTNRDRAGTAGDAGREFIGRVVEEFWRTAGI
- a CDS encoding ATP-dependent 6-phosphofructokinase — translated: MRIGILTAGGDCPGLNAVIRSVVHRAVVGHGDEVIGFEDGFKGLLDGHFRPLDLNAVSGILARGGTILGSARLERDRLREAAENCAELSLRYGIDALIPIGGEGTLTAARMLSEAGMPVVGVPKTIDNDISATDRTFGFDTAVGVATDAIDRLKTTAESHQRVMVVEVMGRHAGWIALESGMAGGAHGICLPERPFQVDDLVKMVEERFSRGKKFAVICVAEGAHPAEGSMPYTKGEIDQFGHERFQGIGNRLAAELELRLGKEARPVILGHVQRGGTPTAYDRVLATRFGWNAVEAVHRGDFGRMTSLRGTDIVMAPLADAVTRLKTVPSDRMYEAESVF
- the pta gene encoding phosphate acetyltransferase, with amino-acid sequence MTRSVYVTGIDRGDGRQVVDLGVMELLTRQVDRVGVFRPLLHDGPDRLFELLRARYRLSQSPDTVFGLDYHAASAIQAEKGTDELVSLLVDRFHRVARDYEVVLVLGSDFAATQLPDELALNARLANEFGASVIAVVGGQDQDAESVRAETRNAYRAYTGLGCDVLAMIVNRVASEDREDIAELLRTQLPVPCSVLPDDPALSAPTVAQITAALGGTVLLGDDAGLARDALDFVFGGAMLPNFLKALTPGCMVVTPGDRADLVVGSLAAHSAGTPPIAGVLLTLDERPGEEILRLAARLAPGTPVVAVAGGSFPTAGELFALEGKLNAATPRKAETALGLFERHVDTAALLDRISVARSGRVTPMMFEHELLEQARADRRRVVLPEGTEERILRAADVLLRRDVCDLTLLGDVETIRRKAADLGVDLAGSHVVDPQTSELRQGFAERYAELRAHRGVTVELAYDVVSDVNYFGTLMVQEGLADGMVSGSVHSTAATIRPAFEIIKTKPEASIVSSVFFMCLADKVLVYGDCAVNPDPDAAQLADIAVQSAVTASRFGVEPRIAMLSYSTGTSGTGADVDKVREATERVRASRPDLRIEGPIQYDAAVEPSVAATKLPASEVAGRATVLIFPDLNTGNNTYKAVQRSAGAVAVGPVLQGLRKPVNDLSRGALVQDIVNTVAITAIQAQARAEDSE
- a CDS encoding acetate kinase — translated: MTDARRVLVLNSGSSSLKYQLLDMRDRSRLATGLVERIGESASRLVHTPLTGDGKPRERAGRIADHEEALNAAAEELAADGLGLDSPELAAIGHRVVHGGLRFSEPAVITDEVLQEIERLVPVAPLHNPANITGIRTARALRPDLPQVAVFDTAFHTTMPEYAARYAIDVETADAHRIRRYGFHGTSHAYVSRRTAELLGRPVEDVNVIVLHLGNGASASAVAGGRCVDTSMGLTPLEGLVMGTRSGDIDPAVTFHLQRVAGMSTDEIDVLLNKRSGLTGLCGDNDMREIRRRVDEGDERAALAFDVYIHRLKKYVGAYAAVLGRVDAVVFTAGVGENSAPVREAALAGMQLFGLAVDADRNAVRSAEPRLISPDDARVAVAVVPTDEELEIAGQTFALVHN
- the pyk gene encoding pyruvate kinase produces the protein MRRSKIVCTLGPAVDSHEQLVALIEAGMSVARFNFSHGTHEEHQGRYDRVRKAAAETGRAVGVLADLQGPKIRLAKFAEGPVELVRGDEFVITSEDVPGDKSMCGTTYKGLPGDVAKGDPILINDGNVELKVVSVDGPRVTTIVIEGGVVSDHKGINLPGAAVNVPALSDKDVEDLRFALRMGCDLVALSFVRDAEDVKDVHKVMDEEGRRVPVIAKVEKPQAVEHMEGIVAAFDGVMVARGDLAVEYPLEKVPMVQKRLIELCRRNAKPVIVATQMMESMITNSRPTRAEASDVANAILDGADAVMLSAESSVGAYPIETVKTMSKIVVAAEEELLGKGLQPLVPGKKPRTQGGSVARAACEIADFLNGKALVAFTKSGDTARRLSRYRTAQPILAFTTEESTRNQLALSWGIESYVVPHVDNTDAMVDLVDAELLKLNRYSDGDTMVITAGSPPGVPGTTNMVRVHHLSGERA
- a CDS encoding DUF6114 domain-containing protein, translated to MSPESTGQNEHYLTVYRRGFRTWRGNRPFWAGLFTILGGLPIAYFPYANMHLGNMTIAMSTTAGAGSLIIGVLLVTLGLTMWFHHIVRVFAGVAAILLALISIPVANIGGFIVGFVFALLGGALSIAWVPGEAKAAAAAGAPEKWTQQDDDARAPEYGQEFHGAPSVPPQPAQFDGTVEADGGRHRAG